One window of the Solanum stenotomum isolate F172 chromosome 11, ASM1918654v1, whole genome shotgun sequence genome contains the following:
- the LOC125844841 gene encoding phosphoribosylaminoimidazole carboxylase, chloroplastic gives MLSLNNTLPTISVHQRISFVSTIFAQKRVLFRTMDKNERVLFSSSQQTQNSSPILSCRASLEVVHDSPSGSAVHGLSETVVGVLGGGQLGRMLCEAASQMAIKVIVLDPMEKCPASALAHQHVVGSYDDSATVEEFGKRCGVLTVEIEHVDVATLEKLEQQGVDCQPKASTIRIIQDKYLQKVHFSRHSIPLPKFMQIDNLERSRRAGDMFGYPLMIKSRRLAYDGRGNAVAKSEEQLSSAVNALGGYDRGLYVEQWAPFVKELSVIVARGRDNSIACYPAVETIHRDNICHIVKSPANVSWKIMKLATDVAHRAVSSLEGAGVFAVELFLTEDGQILLNEVAPRPHNSGHHTIEACFTSQYEQHLRAVVGLPLGDPSMKTPAAVMYNILGEDDGEPGFLLANQLIGRALGIPGASIHWYDKPEMRRQRKMGHITIVGSSMGVVEAKLKLMLNEDSVNDQPAVAPRVGIIMGSDSDLPVMKDAAKILKEFDVHAEVKIVSAHRTPEMMFSYALSARERGIQVIIAGAGGAAHLPGMVAALTPLPVIGVPVRASTLDGLDSLLSIVQMPRGVPVATVAINNATNAGLLAVRLLGISDINLQARMAQYQEDRRDEVLVKGERLEKVGYEEYLNS, from the exons ATGTTGAGCTTAAACAACACTCTCCCAACTATTTCTGTCCATCAAAGAATCTCTTTCGTTTCTACAATTTTTGCTCAAAAGAGAGTTCTTTTTCGTACAATGGACAAAAATGAGCGTGTTTTGTTTTCGTCATCGCAGCAAACACAGAATAGCTCTCCTATATTGTCTTGTAGAGCTTCATTGGAAGTGGTACATGACTCACCCAG TGGTTCAGCAGTCCATGGACTATCAGAAACGGTTGTGGGTGTTTTGGGAGGAGGGCAACTGGGTCGTATGCTGTGTGAAGCAGCATCCCAAATGGCAATCAAAGTGATTGTCTTGGACCCAATGGAGAAGTGTCCCGCTAGTGCACTAGCACATCAACATGTGGTGGGAAGCTATGATGACAGTGCCACAGTTGAAGAATTTGGGAAAAG GTGTGGAGTACTAACTgttgagattgagcatgttgaCGTTGCCACACTTGAGAAGCTTGAGCAACAAGGTGTGGATTGCCAACCCAAGGCATCGACTATTCGCATAATACAG GATAAATATCTTCAGAAGGTCCACTTCTCTCGTCACAGTATCCCACTTCCTAAGTTTATGCAG ATTGATAACCTTGAAAGATCTAGACGAGCAGGGGACATGTTTGGTTATCCTCTTATGATAAAGAGCAGAAGGTTGGCATATGATGGGCGTGGAAATGCTGTTGCTAAAAGTGAGGAGCAGCTCTCCTCTGCTGTTAATG CACTTGGAGGATATGATCGTGGTTTATATGTTGAACAATGGGCTCCATTTGTGAAG GAGCTCTCAGTGATTGTGGCTAGGGGAAGGGATAATTCGATTGCATGTTATCCTGCTGTAGAAACTATTCACAG GGATAACATTTGTCATATCGTAAAGTCTCCTGCCAATGTATCTTGGAAGATTATGAAGCTTGCAACAGATGTTGCACACAGAGCTGTTAGTTCATTAGAAGGTGCAGGAGTCTTCGCTGTTGAATTGTTTCTGACAGAGGATGGTCAG ATTTTACTAAATGAAGTAGCTCCGAGACCTCATAATAGTGGGCATCACACCATTGAGGCTTGCTTCACTTCACAATATGAGCAGCATTTGCGGGCTGTCGTTGGCCTTCCACTTGGTGATCCATCAATGAAAACTCCTGCTGCAGTCATGTATAACATATTGGGGGAAGACGAT GGAGAACCTGGATTTCTTTTGGCTAATCAACTTATTGGAAGGGCATTGGGAATTCCAGGGGCATCTATTCATTGGTATGACAAGCCAG AGATGCGAAGGCAACGGAAGATGGGACATATCACAATAGTTGGCTCTTCTATGGGCGTTGTGGAAGCGAAGCTAAAACTGATGCTAAATGAAGACAGTGTTAATGACCAGCCTGCAG TTGCACCACGTGTTGGAATCATAATGGGATCTGATTCAGATCTTCCTGTTATGAAGGATGCTGCCAAGATtttaaaagagtttgatgtGCATGCTGAA GTAAAAATTGTTTCAGCCCACCGTACACCTGAGATGATGTTTTCTTATGCATTGTCTGCGCGAGAGCGTGGTATCCAAGTAATAATTGCTGGGGCTGGTGGTGCCGCCCACTTACCTG GAATGGTCGCTGCATTGACTCCACTACCTGTTATTGGTGTTCCAGTACGGGCTTCCACATTAGATGGACTTGATTCCCTATTATCCATTGTTCAG ATGCCAAGAGGAGTCCCAGTTGCAACCGTTGCAATCAACAACGCCACAAATGCTGGTCTGCTGGCAGTAAGATTGTTAGGAATCAGCGACATTAACTTGCAAGCTAG GATGGCCCAGTATCAAGAGGACAGAAGAGATGAGGTTTTGGTAAAAGGGGAGAGACTAGAAAAAGTTGGCTATGAAGAGTATCTCAACTCTTAA
- the LOC125845062 gene encoding aspartate carbamoyltransferase, chloroplastic: MTISATFSSHGKILMSPIRKSEWANQPVLCKSVELFKTGRNQYRMSTNSNKFQCRALEIENKSSTKFHLDDVIESQQFDRETLSAIFEVAREMEKIEKNSIGGRSEILKGYLMATLFYEPSTRTRLSFESAMKRLGGEVLTTENAREFSSAAKGETLEDTIRTVEGYSDIIVMRHFESGAARRAATTASIPIINAGDGPGQHPTQALLDVYTIEREIGKLDGINVALVGDLAYGRTVRSLAHLLAMYEDVKIYFVSPDVVKMKDDIKDYLTSMGVQWEENADLIEVASKCDVVYQTRIQRERFGERVDLYEEARGKYIVDMSVVNAMQKHAVVMHPLPRLDEITVDVDGDPRAAYFRQAKNGLYIRMALLKLLLLGW, translated from the coding sequence ATGACTATTTCCGCAACATTTTCTTCCCATGGAAAAATACTCATGTCACCTATTAGAAAGAGTGAATGGGCAAATCAACCTGTGCTCTGTAAATCTGTTGAATTGTTTAAAACTGGACGAAATCAATACCGTATGTCAACAAATAGCAACAAATTCCAATGCCGAGCATTGGAGATCGAAAATAAATCTTCAACTAAGTTTCACCTTGATGATGTAATTGAATCTCAACAATTTGATAGAGAAACTCTTAGTGCGATATTTGAAGTAGCACGGGAGATGGAGAAAATCGAGAAGAATTCGATTGGAGGAAGAAGCGAGATTCTTAAGGGTTATCTTATGGCTACTCTGTTTTATGAACCTTCAACTAGAACTAGGCTTTCATTTGAATCTGCTATGAAGCGTTTAGGAGGAGAAGTATTAACAACCGAAAATGCTCGTGAATTTTCATCTGCAGCAAAGGGGGAAACACTAGAAGATACAATTAGAACTGTTGAAGGTTACTCTGATATCATTGTTATGAGGCATTTCGAAAGTGGTGCTGCTAGAAGAGCGGCGACAACTGCATCTATTCCGATTATAAATGCAGGAGATGGTCCGGGACAACACCCGACTCAGGCACTTCTAGATGTGTATACAATTGAACGAGAAATAGGGAAACTCGATGGTATAAACGTTGCTCTTGTTGGTGATCTAGCATACGGGAGGACAGTTCGTTCACTTGCTCATTTGCTTGCGATGTATGAAGATGTGAAAATTTACTTTGTATCTCCTGATGTTGTTAAAATGAAGGATGACATAAAGGATTACTTGACATCAATGGGGGTTCAATGGGAAGAAAATGCTGATTTGATCGAGGTGGCTTCTAAATGTGACGTGGTGTATCAAACTCGTATTCAAAGAGAGAGATTTGGAGAGAGGGTTGATTTGTATGAAGAAGCTCGAGGGAAGTATATCGTTGATATGAGTGTCGTAAATGCTATGCAGAAACATGCTGTAGTGATGCATCCTTTGCCAAGACTTGATGAGATAACTGTTGATGTGGATGGTGATCCGAGGGCTGCTTATTTCAGACAAGCTAAGAATGGTCTTTACATTCGGATGGCGCTTTTGAAGCTTCTACTCCTTGGTTGGTGA
- the LOC125844847 gene encoding uncharacterized protein LOC125844847, whose product MPSSLSSLSPTENPYLHSLLESCRPFLRGEFESIDKDLPNLIAVLRSVGAGECWHKHGSFLDHLIDIYKILKIWKAPNSVCLCGLFHSAYSNSYVNLAIFDPSTGRETVRGHVGEAAERLIHLFCIVPRQPLIHDDLLFRYTDSELVEHLEFSMASLSNAKEKGLFNENEAWRKKLVSILPVDGVIVKHIKTGEDVLVSRRLVAVFLLMTMADFSDQLFNFQDLLFENSNGRLEFTGNNSQTTLWPGDGKPGQWMNSVSRMGAIYTLIVREEEMIIEQRKRNGEEGVVVSGRDEEIDLVIPPVFDFCTRVLDAEEQKMARELYWEGVCEGSKRGLDWAKEKLLMSIDKNPFVGEPHVVLGQIYLSKGKFEEAEKEAEKGLRLILEWGSPWDKRMSWEGWVAWTRVLLMKAKDKSWPQDSWGILNLGLVR is encoded by the coding sequence atgccttCATCACTGAGTTCTCTTTCTCCTACTGAAAACCCATATCTCCATTCCCTTTTGGAATCATGCCGTCCTTTTCTCCGTGGAGAATTCGAATCAATCGATAAAGATCTCCCTAACCTTATCGCCGTTTTACGTTCCGTCGGCGCCGGTGAGTGTTGGCATAAACACGGCAGCTTTCTCGATCACTTAATTGATATTTACAAAATTCTCAAAATCTGGAAAGCCCCAAATTCCGTTTGTCTTTGTGGTCTTTTCCATTCAGCTTATTCTAATTCATATGTAAATCTAGCTATATTCGATCCGTCCACTGGACGTGAAACTGTACGTGGTCATGTCGGTGAAGCTGCTGAGAGATTGATTCATCTGTTTTGTATTGTTCCTCGTCAGCCATTGATTCATGATGATTTGTTGTTTCGGTATACTGATTCAGAGCTTGTGGAGCATCTCGAGTTTTCGATGGCGTCGTTGAGTAATGCGAAGGAGAAGGGTTTGTTTAATGAAAACGAAGCGTGGAGGAAGAAATTGGTGTCGATTTTGCCTGTTGATGGTGTAATTGTGAAGCATATTAAGACGGGAGAAGATGTGTTGGTTTCGAGGAGATTAGTGGCTGTGTTTCTCCTAATGACAATGGCGGATTTCAGTGATCAGTTGTTTAATTTTCAGGATTTGTTGTTTGAGAATTCTAACGGAAGATTGGAATTCACTGGTAACAATTCTCAAACAACTCTATGGCCCGGGGATGGAAAGCCCGGGCAATGGATGAATTCAGTATCAAGAATGGGTGCAATTTATACTCTGATAGTAAGAGAAGAAGAGATGATTATTGAACAAAGAAAGCGAAATGGCGAAGAAGGGGTTGTTGTATCTGGGAGGGACGAAGAGATTGATCTTGTTATTCCACCGGTTTTCGACTTCTGCACAAGAGTTTTGGATGCAGAAGAGCAAAAAATGGCAAGAGAATTGTATTGGGAAGGTGTTTGTGAAGGGTCTAAGAGAGGTTTAGATTGGGCTAAAGAGAAGTTATTGATGAGTATTGACAAGAACCCTTTTGTAGGTGAGCCTCATGTAGTATTGGGGCAAATTTATTTGAGCAAAGGGAAGTTTGAAGAAGCAGAAAAAGAGGCTGAAAAGGGGCTAAGATTGATCTTGGAATGGGGGAGTCCATGGGACAAAAGAATGTCATGGGAAGGTTGGGTTGCTTGGACAAGAGTTTTGTTGATGAAGGCAAAAGACAAGTCTTGGCCACAAGATTCATGGGGTATTCTTAATTTGGGTTTAGTAAGGTGA